From the genome of Triticum aestivum cultivar Chinese Spring chromosome 3B, IWGSC CS RefSeq v2.1, whole genome shotgun sequence, one region includes:
- the LOC123066488 gene encoding probable jasmonic acid carboxyl methyltransferase 2, with product MASKQMVHMNQGQGERSYARNSGIQNAQQNRMKLLIERAIINLCSSSTTLLPDKMVIADLGCSSGPNALALVSVAVEAIHDYCLQLQQPPPELCVFLNDLPDNDFNTVVKSLVTLRRCDGPVVVTGIAPGSFYERLFTSSSVHLVCSSSSLHWLSKAPEVLTRNQIPAYYIDEHARREKLPMVLGAYEQQFRKDFRHFLELRAKELVPGGQMVVSIIGRHSDGIAHFHIWDILAQVLSLMASEGVIDKAKFDSFYVPVYGTSKEDIREVIQEEGSFSIKEILVHDFLSGLDNTLVTPSWIANQIRAVYEQIVVQHFGDVMDEFVRIAERRWGLDRSLLQEEHAGLAMLTLSVAKAR from the exons ATGGCCTCCAAGCAGATGGTCCATATGAACCAAGGACAAGGGGAAAGAAGTTATGCTCGCAACTCTGGTATTCAG AACGCTCAGCAGAACAGGATGAAGCTCCTGATAGAAAGAGCCATCATAAATTTATGCAGCAGCAGCACCACCTTATTACCTGACAAGATGGTGATCGCGGACTTGGGCTGTTCCTCTGGCCCAAACGCGCTAGCACTGGTGTCGGTCGCTGTCGAGGCGATCCATGATTACTGTCTTCAGTTGCAGCAGCCACCACCGGAACTGTGTGTGTTCCTCAACGACCTGCCTGACAATGACTTCAACACGGTGGTGAAGAGCCTCGTCACGCTCCGTCGATGCGACGGGCCTGTTGTCGTGACGGGTATTGCACCAGGGTCGTTCTACGAGAGACTCTTCACTAGTAGCTCCGTGCATCTTGTGTGCTCGTCCAGTAGCCTGCACTGGCTGTCAAAG GCTCCTGAAGTTCTAACGAGGAACCAGATCCCGGCTTACTACATTGATGAGCATGCTAGGCGTGAGAAGCTCCCTATGGTCCTTGGGGCATATGAACAACAGTTTAGGAAGGACTTCAGACATTTCCTGGAGCTGAGAGCCAAAGAATTAGTCCCGGGAGGACAGATGGTTGTTTCTATTATAGGGAGGCATTCTGATGGCATTGCGCACTTTCACATCTGGGACATTCTTGCTCAGGTTCTAAGCCTTATGGCCTCAGAG GGTGTAATCGACAAGGCAAAGTTTGATTCCTTCTATGTGCCAGTCTATGGGACTTCGAAGGAAGATATAAGGGAGGTCATCCAAGAAGAGGGGTCCTTTTCGATCAAGGAGATTCTGGTGCATGACTTTTTAAGCGGCTTGGACAACACGCTCGTCACCCCAAGCTGGATCGCCAACCAGATAAGGGCCGTGTATGAACAGATAGTTGTGCAGCATTTTGGAGATGTGATGGACGAATTCGTGAGGATCGCGGAGCGGCGCTGGGGCCTGGACAGAAGCTTGCTGCAGGAAGAGCATGCCGGATTAGCTATGCTGACTCTGTCGGTCGCCAAGGCACGATGA